One genomic segment of Vibrio penaeicida includes these proteins:
- the ectA gene encoding diaminobutyrate acetyltransferase, with translation MTIAAPWVELDKAKTKWIFRNPNKKDGDDIHQLIESCPPLDTNSSYCNFLQSFHFKDTCIVAEFDGELAGFISGYCKPSSPKDLFVWQVAVSPNHRGKGLAFSMLKALLKRESLKAIECVETTITESNQASWSLFKKLDKENGNTGSKTIFLDEAEHFKGKHDTEYLYRIPLLKI, from the coding sequence ATGACAATTGCAGCCCCATGGGTAGAATTAGACAAGGCAAAAACAAAGTGGATATTTCGCAACCCAAACAAAAAGGACGGCGATGATATTCACCAGCTTATAGAGAGCTGTCCTCCTCTAGACACCAACTCCTCCTATTGTAATTTCTTACAGTCCTTTCACTTCAAAGACACATGTATCGTCGCTGAATTTGATGGTGAACTGGCGGGGTTCATTTCCGGTTATTGTAAACCTAGCTCACCGAAGGACTTGTTTGTTTGGCAAGTTGCCGTCTCCCCAAATCACAGGGGAAAAGGGCTGGCATTTTCAATGTTGAAAGCGCTATTGAAAAGAGAAAGCTTGAAAGCGATAGAGTGCGTGGAAACGACGATTACCGAATCAAATCAGGCTTCTTGGAGTCTGTTTAAGAAATTAGATAAAGAAAACGGGAACACCGGAAGCAAAACCATATTTTTGGATGAAGCCGAACATTTCAAAGGCAAGCACGATACCGAATATTTGTATCGCATCCCTCTACTTAAAATTTAA
- the ectB gene encoding diaminobutyrate--2-oxoglutarate transaminase has translation MDIFKKKESKVRSYSNNFPVVFQKAQGSWLETENNNKYLDFLAGAGSLNYGHNNPVLKDALLTYIANDGITHGLDMHSEAKAEFLHALDMHIFAPRNLDYKVQFTGPTGTNAVEAALKLARKFTGRQNVVAFTNGFHGCSIGALAATGNQHHRGGAGMALTGVTRIPFENYANVDGLALFETMLSDNSSGLDMPAAVLLEAVQGEGGLNVASNVWLQKLSAICKKHQILLIVDDIQAGCGRTGTFFSFEPSGIKPDLVTLSKSISGFGLPMAVVLLKPELDVWNPGEHNGTFRGNNHAFVTATKALELYWTDNQFEQHISERASQIHKHLEQSLLNFPHLFERIKGRGMMIGIECKSPDVAGLITRNCFDRGMIIETAGPNDEVVKFFCPLTITEAELAQGLEIFEASSEAAAQQIVKKAS, from the coding sequence ATGGATATCTTTAAGAAAAAGGAATCTAAAGTCAGATCCTATTCAAATAACTTTCCAGTTGTTTTTCAAAAAGCGCAAGGTAGTTGGCTAGAAACAGAAAATAACAATAAGTATTTAGATTTTCTTGCTGGCGCAGGGTCTCTAAACTACGGACATAACAACCCAGTTTTGAAAGATGCTTTACTGACATACATAGCTAACGACGGCATTACACATGGCTTAGACATGCATTCTGAAGCCAAAGCGGAATTTCTACACGCATTAGACATGCATATCTTTGCACCACGCAATCTGGACTATAAAGTGCAGTTCACTGGTCCTACTGGAACCAATGCGGTCGAAGCTGCATTAAAACTCGCCAGAAAATTCACTGGTCGACAAAACGTTGTTGCGTTTACGAACGGATTCCACGGTTGTTCTATAGGTGCTCTTGCAGCAACAGGTAACCAACACCACCGTGGCGGTGCAGGAATGGCGCTCACTGGTGTAACTCGTATACCCTTCGAAAATTATGCCAACGTCGATGGGCTCGCGTTATTCGAAACCATGCTTTCAGACAACTCAAGTGGTCTCGATATGCCTGCTGCCGTTCTACTTGAAGCGGTTCAAGGAGAAGGAGGCTTAAACGTTGCCAGCAACGTATGGTTGCAAAAACTGAGCGCCATTTGTAAAAAACATCAAATCTTGCTGATTGTCGACGATATCCAAGCCGGCTGCGGACGCACTGGTACATTCTTCAGCTTTGAGCCTTCTGGTATCAAGCCTGATCTCGTGACTTTATCTAAATCCATTAGCGGGTTTGGTTTGCCAATGGCGGTTGTACTGCTTAAACCTGAGTTGGATGTTTGGAACCCAGGAGAGCACAACGGTACGTTTCGTGGCAACAACCATGCTTTCGTTACCGCAACAAAAGCGTTGGAACTGTATTGGACAGACAATCAGTTCGAACAACACATCTCTGAACGCGCTAGCCAAATTCACAAACACTTAGAACAATCACTTCTTAACTTCCCTCACTTATTTGAAAGAATAAAAGGTCGCGGAATGATGATTGGTATCGAGTGTAAAAGCCCTGATGTCGCTGGTCTTATTACTCGAAATTGCTTTGATCGCGGTATGATCATCGAGACTGCGGGACCGAATGACGAAGTTGTTAAATTCTTCTGCCCTCTCACGATTACAGAGGCTGAACTGGCTCAAGGCTTAGAAATATTTGAAGCGTCTTCTGAAGCAGCCGCTCAACAGATAGTAAAGAAAGCATCTTAG
- a CDS encoding ectoine synthase: MIVRTLEECQNSERRVVSDNWESVRMLLKDDKMGFSFHITTIYENTETHIHYKNHLESVYCMSGEGEIEVIGGKTYPIKPGTLYILDKHDEHYLRAYKDKEMVMACVFNPPITGNEVHDENGVYPIVE, translated from the coding sequence ATGATTGTTAGAACTTTGGAAGAATGTCAAAACAGCGAGCGCCGTGTCGTATCAGACAACTGGGAAAGCGTCCGCATGTTGCTTAAAGATGACAAGATGGGCTTTTCGTTTCATATCACTACTATTTATGAAAATACGGAAACTCACATCCACTATAAAAATCATCTTGAGTCTGTTTACTGCATGAGCGGTGAAGGCGAAATCGAGGTAATTGGCGGTAAAACTTATCCAATTAAACCAGGTACGCTTTACATTCTCGACAAACATGATGAGCACTACCTAAGAGCGTACAAAGATAAAGAAATGGTAATGGCTTGTGTATTCAACCCGCCGATTACTGGCAACGAAGTTCATGACGAAAACGGCGTATACCCAATTGTAGAGTAA
- a CDS encoding tetratricopeptide repeat protein — MSDIEKVKRFITSLIRKELNDEDLKRESNEFFKDSANLLNKDFMEALLARRVDNALVNVNIIVEYAYRGSPVAQLFTGVGRLVGLGAEKNESEGIFWLKRSYGGKNTNAAMILYTVYASGIGVFEDMAKARTYLNGAADLNVPKAQYMLAQMLFSGEGGAVDEDHAIEYMYKAAKNNCQDAIEFLSKNELTLS, encoded by the coding sequence TTGTCAGACATAGAAAAAGTGAAAAGATTTATCACTTCTTTGATTCGAAAAGAATTAAATGATGAAGATCTTAAACGTGAATCTAATGAGTTTTTCAAAGACAGCGCAAATTTACTCAATAAAGATTTCATGGAAGCGCTTCTAGCTAGAAGAGTGGACAACGCTTTAGTAAATGTAAACATCATTGTTGAGTATGCTTATCGTGGTTCACCTGTTGCCCAGTTGTTTACAGGAGTAGGTCGGCTCGTAGGCTTGGGGGCTGAGAAAAACGAGAGTGAAGGTATCTTTTGGCTGAAACGATCGTATGGCGGAAAAAATACTAATGCTGCGATGATCCTTTATACCGTATACGCCAGTGGAATTGGTGTGTTTGAGGATATGGCGAAAGCGAGAACGTATTTAAATGGTGCCGCCGATCTAAATGTTCCAAAAGCACAATACATGCTTGCTCAAATGTTGTTCAGCGGAGAAGGCGGCGCAGTAGATGAAGATCATGCCATTGAGTATATGTACAAGGCGGCCAAGAACAACTGCCAGGATGCTATCGAATTTTTGTCTAAGAATGAGTTAACTCTATCTTAA
- a CDS encoding Acg family FMN-binding oxidoreductase translates to MERRNFIKVMGAGAVVLAAAPVLVSNVSSSSDLSFRPALTYSDLRKTLISYAMLCPNPHNIQPWKVAFKGEDTILLYVDEDRLLPQTDPIHRQIHIGQGTFIESLVVAASHFATKADVQYFPLGEYGNQVLENKPVAAIKLVPDTSIQPDPLFPYLVTRQSNKTEYTNAKLTDTELNAILNVVETKGSELRLVQTEEYNQEMRHFLNQAMEIEEQKSSRSLETIGMFRFNDDEFKQYRDGFGLPQNGVLGAKRWVAEQFFLSRESAEKDPTAFGKEGVKLTKAVTASTHHFAMLITEGNTRKDQLKVGRLYNRINLVTASMGIAQHPMSQILQEYQDMLPLQESFKQHFNVHKAHTVQMVFRLGKAKPTPESPRREVSDLLI, encoded by the coding sequence ATGGAAAGAAGGAATTTCATTAAAGTGATGGGCGCTGGGGCAGTCGTTTTGGCTGCTGCACCTGTTTTGGTCAGTAATGTTTCAAGCTCTTCTGATCTTTCATTTAGACCGGCACTGACTTATTCGGATCTTAGGAAGACACTCATCAGCTACGCAATGTTGTGCCCAAATCCTCACAATATCCAGCCATGGAAGGTCGCTTTTAAAGGCGAAGATACAATTTTGTTGTATGTCGACGAGGACAGGTTGTTACCTCAAACGGATCCGATTCATCGCCAAATCCATATTGGTCAGGGTACGTTTATTGAAAGTCTAGTCGTGGCTGCAAGCCATTTTGCAACAAAGGCAGACGTGCAATATTTTCCGCTAGGCGAGTACGGTAATCAGGTGTTGGAAAACAAGCCAGTTGCAGCGATTAAACTTGTGCCAGATACGAGCATTCAACCGGATCCCTTGTTCCCTTATCTTGTTACGCGTCAATCAAATAAAACCGAATACACTAATGCAAAGCTTACGGATACTGAGTTGAACGCTATCCTTAATGTTGTAGAAACGAAAGGCAGCGAATTAAGATTGGTGCAAACGGAAGAATACAACCAAGAAATGCGACACTTCCTTAATCAAGCAATGGAAATAGAAGAGCAAAAAAGTTCGCGCAGCCTTGAAACAATAGGCATGTTCCGTTTTAACGATGATGAATTCAAACAGTATAGAGATGGCTTTGGTTTGCCACAAAACGGTGTTCTAGGCGCGAAGCGGTGGGTCGCAGAGCAGTTCTTTTTGAGTCGTGAATCGGCTGAAAAAGATCCAACGGCTTTTGGCAAAGAAGGGGTCAAACTAACAAAAGCAGTTACTGCAAGCACACATCATTTTGCTATGTTGATAACGGAGGGAAACACAAGAAAAGACCAATTAAAAGTGGGGCGCTTATACAACAGAATCAATCTGGTGACGGCTTCAATGGGTATTGCACAACACCCAATGAGCCAAATACTGCAGGAATATCAAGATATGCTTCCATTACAAGAAAGCTTCAAACAGCACTTTAATGTACACAAAGCGCATACAGTGCAAATGGTGTTTAGGCTGGGCAAAGCGAAACCCACACCTGAATCTCCGAGAAGAGAAGTTAGCGATTTACTGATTTAG
- a CDS encoding MarR family winged helix-turn-helix transcriptional regulator, which yields MSTEKQQTPIKIMITLGIINQLTDSWLNKALAPIGINQSQFNLLNHFSHQPEREQTISQLAQVMQMNQPGITKVINKLAKDGLIEIRKDETDGRKKWIKINSAGLDKVQLAFMSFMPTIEACFKNWDNNEMLQMLKHSNKLKDWLDENRDLS from the coding sequence ATGTCGACAGAAAAACAGCAAACACCCATTAAGATAATGATTACATTAGGAATAATTAATCAACTCACCGACTCTTGGCTTAACAAAGCGCTGGCACCTATTGGAATTAACCAGTCCCAGTTCAATTTGCTGAATCACTTTTCACACCAGCCAGAACGCGAACAAACCATCAGCCAATTGGCTCAAGTTATGCAAATGAACCAGCCTGGCATTACTAAGGTGATCAACAAGCTCGCAAAGGATGGGCTAATTGAAATAAGAAAAGACGAAACAGATGGAAGGAAAAAGTGGATTAAAATAAACAGCGCTGGATTAGATAAGGTTCAGCTCGCTTTTATGAGCTTTATGCCCACAATCGAAGCTTGCTTTAAGAATTGGGATAATAACGAAATGCTGCAAATGCTAAAGCATTCCAATAAGTTAAAAGATTGGTTAGATGAGAATCGAGATCTAAGCTAG
- a CDS encoding Cof-type HAD-IIB family hydrolase, producing the protein MLEKIKFIATDMDGTLLDSSKNLPSEFYDIFHALREKEVLFAAASGRQYYSLLSMFESIADDMLFIAENGAIVMHQGKELYSAVIPKEEVHDIVVTVREIENSDIVLCGKDSAYIETNDPSKFEEIQNYYHRVKNVEDLLDVDDEFIKIAILNYEGTEEHVYPVVSEKFGDSHQVVVSAKIWLDFMHKDASKGTAIRHLQKMFDFDFEQSMSFGDYFNDVEMLKETYHSYAMENAHPEIKALARFEAPHQDKQGVLTVIKEKVLA; encoded by the coding sequence TTGTTAGAAAAGATTAAGTTTATTGCCACGGATATGGATGGCACATTGCTCGATAGCTCAAAAAATCTTCCCTCAGAGTTCTATGATATTTTTCATGCGTTACGCGAAAAAGAGGTTCTATTTGCGGCTGCGTCTGGTAGGCAATATTACAGTTTGTTGAGTATGTTTGAGTCTATTGCAGATGACATGCTTTTCATTGCAGAAAACGGCGCGATCGTCATGCATCAGGGGAAAGAGCTGTACAGCGCTGTTATTCCTAAGGAAGAAGTACACGATATTGTTGTTACTGTTCGTGAAATTGAAAATTCAGACATCGTTTTATGTGGAAAGGATTCAGCCTACATTGAAACGAATGACCCGAGTAAGTTCGAAGAGATCCAAAACTATTATCATCGTGTAAAAAACGTAGAGGATTTGCTCGATGTCGATGATGAGTTTATTAAAATAGCCATTCTGAATTATGAAGGCACTGAAGAGCACGTATACCCAGTTGTATCTGAAAAATTCGGAGACTCTCACCAAGTGGTAGTAAGCGCAAAAATTTGGCTCGATTTTATGCATAAAGACGCTTCAAAAGGCACAGCGATAAGGCATCTACAAAAAATGTTCGATTTTGATTTCGAGCAGAGCATGAGCTTTGGCGATTACTTCAACGATGTCGAAATGCTGAAAGAAACGTATCACAGCTACGCTATGGAAAACGCCCATCCTGAAATAAAAGCGCTAGCTCGCTTTGAAGCGCCTCATCAAGATAAACAAGGCGTTTTAACGGTAATCAAAGAGAAGGTGCTTGCCTAG
- a CDS encoding GNAT family N-acetyltransferase gives MDIRRVEETDMAAVVELVEKVANSDILPHFSEKGRMTFISKVLPDLKTVFDKANFYSVKAVERGQLIGFGALREGSYITHLFVDTRQQGSGVGKKLLQHLLDRSELDCVSLKSSVNAVSFYESQGFEATDSESEVSGIRFVPMRYFNKEK, from the coding sequence ATGGATATAAGAAGAGTAGAAGAAACCGATATGGCTGCAGTCGTTGAACTTGTAGAGAAGGTCGCGAATTCTGATATTTTGCCTCATTTTAGTGAAAAAGGAAGAATGACCTTTATATCAAAAGTGCTTCCTGATTTAAAAACTGTATTTGATAAAGCCAATTTTTACAGTGTTAAAGCCGTTGAAAGAGGACAGCTTATTGGTTTTGGGGCTCTCCGGGAAGGTTCGTACATTACTCACCTTTTTGTTGATACTAGGCAGCAAGGAAGTGGGGTAGGCAAAAAGTTATTGCAGCACCTCTTGGATCGTTCTGAACTCGACTGCGTAAGCTTAAAATCATCAGTCAATGCAGTTTCTTTCTATGAATCGCAAGGTTTTGAAGCAACAGATTCTGAATCTGAGGTTAGCGGTATCCGATTTGTTCCTATGCGTTATTTTAACAAGGAAAAGTAA
- a CDS encoding phospholipid scramblase-related protein — MVDVINKNLFLVKEHVGMFKAANNFDIYDPESGDMIMECREPTLGFFTKLLRFTDYKRMTPFDIQIKTPDGQRVVRIQRGISLFLSKVTVTDHNNELIGEFEQKLFSIGGKFALLDKRGEEMCQLEGKWTGWDFYFKNNDKELAHVSKKWAGIGKEMFTSADNYVLEIASDVPENDDVRKLILAAVMCIDMVLKE, encoded by the coding sequence GTGGTAGATGTAATTAATAAAAACCTGTTTTTGGTAAAGGAACATGTTGGCATGTTTAAGGCAGCCAATAACTTCGATATATACGACCCAGAATCAGGTGACATGATCATGGAGTGTCGAGAACCCACCCTTGGGTTCTTTACTAAACTACTGCGCTTTACAGACTATAAGCGGATGACACCGTTTGATATTCAAATAAAAACCCCAGATGGGCAACGAGTAGTCCGTATCCAAAGGGGAATTTCGCTTTTTTTATCTAAAGTGACAGTGACTGACCACAATAATGAATTGATTGGTGAATTCGAGCAGAAACTGTTTTCAATAGGTGGGAAATTTGCGCTGCTAGATAAGCGTGGTGAAGAGATGTGTCAACTAGAAGGTAAATGGACTGGTTGGGACTTCTACTTCAAAAACAACGATAAAGAGCTTGCTCACGTATCTAAAAAGTGGGCTGGCATCGGGAAAGAAATGTTTACTAGCGCTGATAACTATGTGTTGGAAATTGCCAGCGATGTTCCAGAAAATGATGATGTTAGAAAGCTTATTCTGGCGGCTGTTATGTGTATTGATATGGTGTTAAAAGAATAG
- a CDS encoding GMP reductase has protein sequence MRIEQELKLGFKDVLFRPKRSTLKSRSQVNLTREFTFKHSGRQWSGVPVIAANMDSVGSFEMAKALAENGVMTAIHKHYTTNDWAEFVKTANKSVLNNVMVSTGTSDADFQKTQDILALSDELIFICIDIANGYSEHLCEYVSKVRAAFPDKVISAGNVVTGDMTEELILAGADIVKVGIGPGSVCTTRVKTGVGYPQLSAIIECGDAAHGLGGTIIGDGGCSCAGDVSKAFGGGADFVMLGGMLAGHEESGGELLEKDGKMYMKFYGMSSQSAMDKHSGGVAKYRAAEGKTVLLPFRGPVENTIQDILGGVRSTCTYVGAAKLKELTKRTTFIRVQEQENNVYGKE, from the coding sequence ATGCGTATCGAACAAGAACTCAAGTTAGGTTTTAAAGATGTCCTGTTTCGCCCGAAACGTTCTACCCTGAAAAGCCGTTCCCAAGTAAATTTAACCCGCGAGTTTACATTCAAGCACAGTGGTCGTCAATGGTCGGGTGTCCCTGTCATTGCAGCGAATATGGATTCTGTCGGCAGTTTTGAAATGGCGAAAGCCCTTGCCGAAAATGGTGTCATGACCGCAATTCACAAGCACTACACCACAAATGATTGGGCGGAGTTTGTTAAAACCGCTAATAAAAGCGTGTTGAACAATGTCATGGTGAGTACCGGTACATCTGATGCCGACTTCCAGAAAACCCAAGATATTCTAGCCCTAAGCGACGAGCTGATTTTTATTTGTATCGACATAGCTAATGGTTACTCCGAGCACTTGTGTGAATACGTTTCTAAAGTGCGCGCCGCATTCCCAGATAAAGTAATTTCTGCTGGTAATGTTGTCACCGGTGATATGACGGAAGAACTGATTCTCGCAGGTGCGGATATAGTGAAAGTAGGTATTGGCCCAGGCTCAGTATGTACGACACGCGTAAAAACGGGTGTAGGTTACCCGCAACTCTCAGCCATTATTGAGTGTGGCGATGCCGCACACGGTTTAGGCGGTACGATTATTGGCGATGGCGGCTGTTCTTGTGCGGGGGATGTATCCAAAGCATTCGGTGGCGGAGCCGACTTTGTGATGCTTGGTGGCATGCTAGCAGGTCATGAAGAATCGGGTGGGGAGTTACTTGAAAAAGACGGCAAAATGTACATGAAGTTTTATGGCATGTCTTCCCAATCTGCGATGGATAAGCACTCCGGCGGCGTCGCTAAGTATCGTGCAGCAGAAGGTAAAACTGTTTTATTGCCGTTCCGTGGTCCGGTTGAAAACACCATTCAAGATATTCTAGGCGGCGTACGCTCAACCTGCACGTATGTAGGTGCAGCCAAGCTAAAAGAACTGACCAAGCGCACCACGTTTATCCGAGTTCAAGAGCAAGAAAATAACGTATACGGCAAAGAATAA
- a CDS encoding 2-hydroxyacid dehydrogenase: MLKIAFFSSKSYDERSFNHENEHYSYAFEFHDFRLTEQTARLASGCEVVCAFVNDDLSQPVLQQLADIGVKVVAMRCAGFDRVDLHAAQELNIKIVRVPAYSPESIAEHAVGLMLCLNRKYHKAYQRTRDANFNLEGLVGFNFHGKTAGIVGSGKIGLATMRILKGLGMEILCFDPYQNPQAIDLGVKYCALEDVYKHADVVSLHCPSTPENKNMLNAAAFAQMKDGVMIINTSRGDLLDSAAAIEALKSGKIGALGLDVYDNEKELFFQDKSSDVIVDDVFRRLSACHNVIFTGHQAFLTEDALSSIASVTLQNITDVIKNGGSINEVAS, translated from the coding sequence ATGCTAAAGATCGCATTTTTCAGCTCTAAGTCTTACGACGAGCGAAGTTTTAATCACGAAAACGAGCATTATTCGTATGCTTTTGAGTTTCATGACTTCCGATTGACTGAGCAAACTGCTCGCTTGGCCTCTGGCTGCGAAGTGGTTTGCGCATTCGTGAATGACGATTTGTCTCAACCAGTACTACAACAGCTTGCTGATATCGGAGTTAAGGTTGTTGCTATGAGATGTGCTGGATTTGATCGCGTGGATCTCCATGCAGCTCAAGAATTAAACATCAAGATAGTGCGCGTTCCAGCTTATTCACCGGAATCTATTGCCGAGCACGCTGTAGGGTTAATGCTTTGCCTTAACCGAAAGTATCATAAAGCATACCAACGCACGCGCGATGCTAACTTCAACCTTGAAGGCTTGGTCGGCTTTAACTTTCACGGTAAAACCGCAGGTATTGTGGGCTCGGGTAAAATTGGTTTGGCGACCATGCGAATATTAAAAGGGTTAGGAATGGAAATTTTATGTTTCGATCCATACCAAAATCCTCAAGCTATCGATTTGGGCGTTAAGTATTGTGCACTAGAGGACGTCTATAAACACGCGGATGTCGTTAGCTTGCACTGCCCTTCGACTCCAGAAAACAAAAACATGTTGAACGCTGCTGCATTTGCCCAAATGAAAGATGGTGTCATGATTATTAACACCAGTCGTGGGGACTTGCTCGATTCTGCTGCCGCTATTGAGGCACTTAAGTCAGGTAAGATAGGGGCACTCGGTTTAGATGTTTACGACAATGAGAAGGAATTATTCTTCCAAGATAAATCAAGCGATGTGATTGTAGACGATGTGTTTAGAAGGTTGTCCGCTTGTCACAATGTGATCTTTACTGGGCATCAAGCGTTCTTAACAGAAGACGCCCTAAGTAGTATCGCTTCGGTAACACTACAAAACATTACGGACGTAATAAAAAATGGCGGCAGCATAAATGAAGTTGCTTCATAA
- a CDS encoding PAS domain-containing protein — protein sequence MLNLPAEFEQFHWMVDIVQNAEMGLVVLDSEYNIQVWNGFMTHHSGKQAHEAIGKSLFEVFPEIPREWFVLKAKPVFNMGCRSFITWRQRPYLFRCRNVRPITQQAEFMYQNVTLNPMRTPTGQVKSMFLSIQDATAEAVIAGETENTR from the coding sequence ATGCTGAATCTACCTGCAGAATTCGAACAGTTCCACTGGATGGTGGATATAGTACAAAACGCAGAAATGGGGTTAGTAGTACTGGATAGTGAATACAATATTCAGGTTTGGAATGGCTTTATGACCCACCACAGTGGAAAACAAGCGCACGAAGCTATTGGTAAGTCTTTGTTTGAGGTGTTCCCTGAAATCCCAAGAGAATGGTTTGTTCTTAAAGCAAAGCCTGTATTCAATATGGGTTGCCGCAGCTTTATCACTTGGCGTCAACGTCCGTATTTGTTCCGTTGCCGTAATGTTCGCCCAATCACGCAGCAGGCAGAGTTTATGTATCAAAACGTCACTCTTAACCCGATGCGAACACCAACAGGGCAGGTTAAATCGATGTTTTTGTCGATTCAAGACGCCACAGCAGAAGCAGTTATAGCAGGCGAAACAGAAAATACTCGGTAG
- a CDS encoding response regulator, whose product MSFPILICDDSALARKQMARSLPASLGADITFAVHGLDALEQLQTREFKLMFLDLTMPELDGYGTLEEIGKRGIDIKVVVVSGDIQPKAKEKVMSLGAKAFLQKPINKDDLKETLKSLIEPATKPQTYMPSAVELPVLKRRDIYMEVANVAIGRAADALARHFDVFVHLPLPNVNIFEVSELHMALRDLADNDQVSGVCQGFSGEGIAGEALVLLSDSSVTDINKLMQLPADNEHEELELLMDVSNILVGSFLNGLGEQSEVRFFQSSPVLLGQHIPIDSIIQSTSGSFTKTMTFEVSYNIDGTNINCDLLFMFVDESLPLLDNKLAYLMEDDL is encoded by the coding sequence ATGTCATTTCCTATTCTTATCTGTGACGACTCCGCATTAGCCCGTAAACAGATGGCACGTTCACTTCCTGCTTCGCTTGGGGCAGATATAACTTTTGCTGTTCATGGACTCGATGCATTAGAACAACTTCAAACGCGTGAATTCAAATTGATGTTTCTCGACCTTACCATGCCAGAACTGGATGGATACGGTACGCTTGAAGAGATTGGGAAACGCGGAATAGACATTAAAGTGGTGGTGGTATCGGGGGATATCCAGCCTAAAGCAAAAGAAAAAGTGATGTCCTTAGGGGCAAAAGCGTTTTTGCAAAAACCGATTAACAAAGATGATTTAAAAGAAACACTAAAATCGCTTATTGAGCCAGCCACAAAACCACAAACTTACATGCCCTCAGCGGTTGAGCTCCCTGTTCTTAAAAGGCGCGACATATACATGGAAGTGGCCAACGTTGCGATTGGTCGAGCGGCTGATGCGCTTGCTCGCCATTTCGATGTGTTTGTGCACTTACCATTACCTAATGTAAATATTTTTGAAGTCAGTGAGTTGCACATGGCACTACGCGATTTGGCTGACAATGACCAAGTTTCGGGGGTTTGCCAAGGGTTCAGTGGTGAAGGGATCGCAGGGGAGGCACTTGTACTTCTTAGCGATTCTTCAGTTACCGACATCAACAAACTCATGCAATTACCAGCGGATAATGAGCATGAAGAACTTGAGTTGTTAATGGACGTGTCCAACATTTTGGTCGGTTCGTTCTTAAACGGATTAGGCGAGCAGTCCGAAGTGCGCTTCTTCCAAAGTTCTCCTGTTTTATTGGGGCAACACATCCCAATCGATTCAATTATTCAGTCCACGTCTGGATCGTTCACCAAAACCATGACCTTCGAAGTAAGCTACAACATAGACGGCACGAACATTAATTGTGACTTGTTGTTTATGTTTGTAGATGAATCTCTTCCTTTGTTGGATAACAAATTAGCTTACTTAATGGAGGATGATCTGTAA
- a CDS encoding NADH:ubiquinone oxidoreductase, translating to MKLILILLASVSAGVASADHFHSFMLGLAVSALAVGSCYWFCFRSTRFPALAVVLLLCGMLSKLTITVSGVMIGVNEGLMTSPLVFSLTYLYFSIVITYLWFSYRQSVIEVPKKLTTAKA from the coding sequence ATGAAACTGATTTTAATATTGCTGGCTTCTGTATCTGCGGGTGTTGCTTCTGCGGATCACTTTCATTCTTTCATGCTAGGGCTTGCTGTTTCAGCGTTGGCTGTTGGTAGCTGCTACTGGTTCTGTTTCCGTAGTACTCGCTTCCCGGCATTAGCAGTGGTACTTCTACTTTGCGGCATGCTTTCTAAGCTCACCATTACTGTTTCTGGCGTAATGATTGGTGTAAACGAAGGCTTAATGACTTCTCCTTTAGTGTTTTCATTAACCTATCTTTACTTCTCCATTGTTATTACCTATTTGTGGTTCAGTTATCGCCAAAGCGTTATAGAAGTTCCTAAGAAACTCACCACTGCAAAAGCTTAG